One genomic region from Peromyscus eremicus chromosome 20, PerEre_H2_v1, whole genome shotgun sequence encodes:
- the LOC131897090 gene encoding LOW QUALITY PROTEIN: large ribosomal subunit protein eL43-like (The sequence of the model RefSeq protein was modified relative to this genomic sequence to represent the inferred CDS: inserted 1 base in 1 codon; substituted 1 base at 1 genomic stop codon) encodes MREPEKLLVPATWLKCTKKVVIIGKYGTCSGPSLQKIVKKIEITQHAKYTCFFCGKTKMKRQALGIWHXSVPGXKQWLRATASVTVKSAITRLEELKDHRCAAI; translated from the exons ATGAGAGAACCTGAGAAATTGCTGGTTCCAGCGACATGGCTAAAATGCACCAAGAAAGTCGTGATCATTGGGAAATATGGGACCTGCTCTGGTCCTTCCCTCCAGAAAATAgtgaagaaaattgaaatcaCCCAGCATGCCAAGTACACTTGCTTCTTCTGTGGAAAGACCAAGATGAAGAGACAAGCTCTTGGCATCTGGC TCTCTGTTCCTGGATGAAAACAGTGGCTTAGAGCTACAGCTTCTGTCACAGTCAAGTCTGCCATCACAAGACTGGAGGAACTGAAAGACCATAGATGTGCTGCCATTTGA